CAGAATTATACGTTCAATTCATATTACGGGGGGCATCCGAACCCCACGCGTGCCAACCCTGCAGGTGCCGGGATTTATACCGCCCCGAATCCTTCCTCTACCGCTGGTGCTGTATGGCGCACCCTGACGTACGACCCGGACATGTCGCGGCCCAATTCCACAAATGACCCGAATATTGCCCTGCCGGCCAACTGGGACCTGGTGGCCCCAGCAGCCAACCCGGTGGAAGGCGATTACCGCGGGCCGGGGATTGTCAACCCGGAAGGTCCGGATGACGACCTGATCACTATTTGGCCCACCAACACGAACGGGATCGACGAATACACCGCTTCCAATTTCGGCGGCGCCATGCAGGGGAACCTGCTGGCCAGTTCCAATACGGGTACCGTCCGGCGGGTGGAGCTCGACGGCAGCGGGCAATTACAAACGCTGACCGTTAATTTCTTTAGCGGGCTGACGAATTCACAGGCCCTGGGCATTACGTGTAATTCCGATACGGACCCGTTCCCGGGAACGGTTTGGATTGGCAACCTGGCCGGGACCATTTTCGTCTTCGAGCCCAACGACGCGGTAAACTGTATCGACCCTTCAGACCCTTCCTACGACCCGAATGCGGATTACGACGCGGACGGTTATACAAACCAGGACGAAGAAGACAACGGCACGGACCCGTGTAACGGCGGATCCCAGCCTTCGGATTTTGACCAGGTTGCCGGGGCGCCCTTTGTCTCCGACCTGAACGACCCGGATGACGACGCGGACGGCATTGCCGACGCCGACGACCCCTTCCAACTCGGGGATCCCTTAACCGGTGGCAGCGATGCCTTTACGATACCTATCGAGAATGGCCTGTTTAACGACCAACAGGGCCTTGGAGGTATTTTCGGCCTGGGGATGACCGGTCTGATGAACAACGGGGACACCGGTGCCAACTGGCTGGACTGGCTGGACCGCGTAAATGACCCGAACGACCCGAACCCCAATGACGTCCTCGGCGGCGCTCCCGGGTTGATGACGTCCCACATGACGGCCGGTACGGCCAATGGGGTTGCCAACAACCAGGACAAGGGCTACCAGTACGGCGTACAGGTAGACCAGAACACCGGGCAGTTTACCGTGTCCGGGCGGATGGTCAACTTTGACGGGGCGCTGCAGCTCTACGGAAATACAGCAGCCGTGGGGGGCGAATTGGGCTATTTCATCGGCGATGGGACGCAGAGCAATTTTATCAAACTCGTGCTGACCACGGACGGCGTATTGGCCTCCCAGGAAATCGATGACGCGGTAGTGGGTACGCCTCTGCAGGCAACGATCCCCGTGGGGAATCGCCCTTCGGCTGAATTTTTCTTCTATTTCATTGTGGACCCGGCTACCGGGGAGGTGGAACTGGAATACGCTATTGAACAGGGCCCACGGGTTTCCCTGGGAAGCATTACCGCCCAGGGGAGTATCCTCACGGCCCTCCAGCAAAGCAGCCAGGACCTGGCTGTGGGCTTTATCGGCACCTCGAACACCTCGGGTGTGGAGTTGGAAGGAACCTGGGATTTCCTCAATGTGAAAAGCAACGTCCCGGTGGTAGCCCTCGCACTCGAAGACCTGACGCGCATTGTCAACTCCCTGGACGAGGACATTGCCCTGGAGAATTACTTCGACGACGACATGGGGCCGGAGAACCTGACCTATACGGTCGAAAACAATACAAACCCCGGCATCGGGGCGCAGATAAATGGGTCTACCCTGACGATTTCCTATCCGGGGACCCCGCAAACTACCTCGCTGACCATCCGCGCCACAGACGGGGACGGTAATTTTGTGGAGCAGGGCTTTGACGTGACGGTCACCGATGGCCCGATTGTGCTGTACCGGGTAAATACCGGGGGGCCGGAACTGGCATCCATCGACGGGGATATCAACTGGGAAGCCGATACGCTTGCCGAACCTTCCCAATACCTGACCCTCGGAGGCTCCAACAAGGTACAGGCCTACGGCGTCAACAGCTTTACGCCCGAGGTGAACCTGGCGACGACCCCTGAAGAAATTTACGATTCGGAACGCTACGATTCCCAGCAAGGCCCGCCGAATATGACCTATTCCTTCCCGGTTTCCCCGGCAGGGCTCTACGAAGTGCGTATCTATGTGGGCAACGGCTGGACCGGCACGGAAAACCCGGGCGAACGGATTTTCGACATTACCCTGGAGGGTACGGTCTATCCGCTCACCAGCGACATCGACCTCTCCGGTACCTACGGACACCAGGTGGGGGCGGTCCTCACGCATGTCATCCCGGTGGATGACGGCTTTCTGGACGTCGCTTTCCTGCACGACGTGATTGAAAACCCGTTGGTAAACGGAATTGAGATCCTCGATGTGGCAGACGACGATACCCCGCTCTATGTGTTTCCGATTGCAGACCAGACGAGCATTATCGGGGAGCAGCTCACCGGGAGCCTGGGCGTTCAGGCCCTGGGCGGGGACGGCAATTTCAGTTACTCGGCCTCCAACCTGCCCCCGGGGCTCAGTATCGAGCCTACCAACGGGCAGATTGGCGGCACCGTGCAGGCTGGGGCAGACGCCGGCAGCCCCTACAACGTGAGCATCACCGTCGACGACAGTGACGGGTCTCCCGCAGATGCCGTAACTATCAACTTCCAGTGGGAAATCATCAACCCGACTACCTGGCGGATCAACGCCGGGGGCGAGGAGGTGACTGCCACCGATGACGGCACGAATTGGCGGTATAACGGGGCCTCTGGCGCCTATACCGGCGGTATTTACAGCGTGAATACGGGTGTGGCGCTGGAATCCGGCCTGGAATTCAGCCAGCGGGATGCTTCCATCCCTGCGTATATCGACGAGACAGTCTACGAATCCCTTTTTGCCACGGAGCGCTACGACGCCCCGACGGCACCCGAAATGGAATACCAGGTGCCCCTGGAGAATGGGGACTATATACTCAAGGTGTACGTAGGGAACTTTTTCAACGGCACGGATGAGGTAGGCGAACGCGTCTTCGACATCAACGTGGAAGGGGTGCTTGTGGAGGATGATTTTGACCCGGTGGCGGCCTTTGGGCACCTCTCCGGCGGGGCATTGTCCTATCCGGTTACCGTGACCGACGGGGTTATGAACATCCAGTTTATCCACCAGGTGGAGAACCCCGTGCTGAACGCCATCGAAATCATATCCGTGGATACCGGGAACCCGGATTTGGTGCTGGACCCCATTGCCGACCAGTCCGATGACCCGGGGACTTCGGTTTCCCTTACGGCCAGTGCCTCCGGGGGGGATCCCGGGGAAGCCGTAACCTATTACATCACCGGACAGCCGGACGGCCTGGACATCGACCCTTCCACGGGGGAAATCTCCGGGACGATTTCCAGCCAGGCATCCATTGGGGGCCCCAACAACAACGGGGTGCACCTGGTCACCGTAACGGCCACCAAGCCGGGATCTGCCCCGGCCACGCAGAATTTTGCCTGGACCATTTCCCAATCCTGGATTGAAAAGAACGAAAACCAGAATTATACGGCCCGGCACGAAAACTCCTTTGTTCAGGCCGGGGACAAGTTCTATTTAATGGGTGGTCGCGAGAGTGCACAAACCGTGGATATTTACGACTACACCACGGATACCTGGGAATCCCTGGCTGGTTCCGCCCCCTTTGAATTCAACCATTTCCAGGCGGTAACGTATCAGGGGCTCATTTGGGTGATTGGCGCATTCCAGACAAATGCGTATCCGAATGAAATCCCTGCTGAATTTATCTGGATGTTCGACCCGGCCGACCAGGTCTGGATCCAGGGGCCCGAAGTTCCCGTCGGGCGCCGCAGGGGATCGGCCGGACTGGTGGTTTACAACGATAAGTTTTATGTGGTTGGAGGTAATACGGACGGGCACGACGGCGGTTTTGTACCGTGGTTTGACGAATTCGACCCGGCTACGGGCCAGTGGACAATCCTGGCCAATGCCCCGAATGCGCGCGACCACTTCCACGCCGTTCTGATCGGGAATTCGCTCTATGTATCCGGTGGCCGGCAATCCGATGCGGGAACGGGCAATGTTTTTGCACCCACTATCCCTGAAATCGACGTATACGATTTTACTTCGGGGACCTGGAGCAGCCTGCCTGCCGGGCAGAATATCCCAACCGAGCGCGCAGGAGCGGCTTCTGTGAACTACAACGGCCGCCTGCTGGTTATCGGAGGGGAAACGGAAACTCCCGGCGCATCCCTGGCCGTCACCGAGGAATACGACCCGCAGTCCAATACCTGGCGGACCCTCGGCCCATTAAATAACCCGCGACACGGGACCCAGGCAATTGTCTCCGGCAACGGCATCTTTATCGCGGCCGGGTCGCCGGTGCGGGGCGGGGGCAACCAGAAGAACATGGAGTACCTTGGGGTAGATGCCCCGGTGGGCTCCCCAAGCGTGGCGAGTACGCTGGAAACCCCCGATGGTATCCAGATTGCCGACGGGGCAACAGAGTCCTTTGATATTACCCTCTCCGGGGGAAATGTGGGGGTATATGTCACCTCGATGGACCTGAGCGGGCCAAACGCAGGGGATTTTGTGATCACTGCCGGGGAACTGAGCGATCAATTGCTCAACGCGAACAGCACCTATTCGGTATCTGTTCAGCTCACGGGAACGGGCCCCAACCGCAGTGCCACGCTGACCATCAATTACGGCAATGGCCAGTCCCAGGAGATCATCCTTTCCAATGACAACCTCGCGCCGGACGTCACCAATCCCGGCGACCAGTTTAACAATGAAGGGGACAACGTCAGTTTGCAGATCGAGGCGTCGGACGCCAGTGAAAACCTGGCTTACAGCGCTTCAAACCTTCCGCCGAACCTCACCATCAACCCGACCACCGGATTGATTACGGGCGTACTGGCTTCCGGTTCGGGCAGCGTTTTCCAGGAGGATAGCGGCCTGGTGGTTATCGAGGCGGAATCCACGGATATTGTTCCCGACTGGGCTACAACAACTACGGGCGGTGCAGTTGGCGTCATCGCAGGCACCAACCACCTGAACAATCAGAACGGGGGTACGCTTACCTACGAGATAGCCATCAACACGCCCGGCGTCTACCGCTTTAACTGGCGGAATTTCTTCAGCGGCTCGGTACCGACGGACGAGAACGACAACTGGCTCCGATTCCCGAATTCCAATGGAGTTTGGTTCTTCGGCTACAAGGGGACTCCCGCCAGTGAGGCGGCCCTGATCGCCGAACTCGAAGGGGCCCAGAACAACATTGTCTTCCCGGTGGGAAGCGGCCGGGAATCGGCCTCCACGCTTCCGGAAGGCGCTTCCGGCAATGGTTTCCTGAAGGTCTATCGCGCTGGCGGAACCTCGGAAGTCTATGACTGGCAGGCCAAGACCAGCGACAACGACGCCCACGATGTATACGTCCGCTTTGAAAATGCGGGCACCTATACCATGGAAATATCCGAGCGATCCGCGGGGCACGCCATCGACCGCATAGCGCTCTATAAAGTGGACGGCCCTGCCTATACGGATTCCCAGCTCACCAATGCGCCGGAGTCCGAAGTAACCCCGGGGAACGGGGCGGCGGCAAACAGCCCGTACAGCGTCCAGGTAACGGTTACCGACGACGGCAACCCGGCCCTGGATACGACCGTCGACTTCCAGTGGATTGTCGGCGACGGGACCAACGAGCCGCCGGTGGCCCTGGCAGAAGCCTCGCCGCTTTCCGGTCAGGCACCCCTGCAGGTGCAGTTCACCGGGGAAAATTCCACCGATGATAGCGCCATAACAGCCTATGCCTGGGATTTCCAGGACGGGGAAACCTCCATTGAGACCAACCCGCTGCATACCTTTACGGATCCGGGCACCTATGTGGTGGAGCTTACGGTAACCGACGATGCCGGCTTCCAGGATACCGATACGGTTACCATCACGGTCAACGCCGTTACCAACCAGCCGCCTACCGCGGTGGCAGCAGCTACGCCCCAGAGCGGGATTGCCCCCCTGGAGGTGCTGTTCGACGGGTCGGGATCCTCGGACGACGTGGGGATTGTAAGCTACTTCTGGGATTTCCAGGACGGAAGCACCTCCGACCAGGAAGTTGCGGAACATACCTTTACAGCGGCCGGGGACTACAATGTAACACTCACCGTTACGGATTCGCAGGGCGAGGAGGATACCGATACCATCACCATTTCGGTAACGGGCAATACGGCTCCCGTGGCAGTCGCCGAGGCGACCCCGGTAAGTGGGGATGCCCCCCTGGTGGTTGATTTCACAGGGAGCAATTCCACGGACGACGGCACCATTGTGTCCTATGCATGGGATTTCCAGGACGGGGGCACCTCCAACCTGGCCGACCCGCAGTACACATTTACAACGCCCGGGGAGTATATCGTTTCCCTTACGGTAACCGACGATGGCGGACTGACCGGGACCGATACGATCACCATCACGGTATCGGATCCGAACCAGGCGCCGGTAGCGGTGGCCGAAGCCACGCCCACTAACGGGGAAGCGCCCCTGGTGGTGGATTTCACCGGGAGCAATTCCACGGATGACGGCACGATTGTATCCTATGCCTGGGATTTCCAGGACGGGGGCACCTCCGACCAGGCGGATCCGCAATATACGTTTGCGGCTGCCGGCAACTACGACGTAACCCTCACCGTTACGGACGATGGCGGGTTGACGGATACCGACACGATCACTATCGTGGTTACCGACCCGTCGGGCAACGAGCCCCCGGTAGCGCTGGCGGAAGCCACCCCGGTGAGCGGTATCGTACCCCTGGAGGTATCCTTTACGGGTAGTAATTCCACAGATGACGGTACGATAGTGACCTATGCATGGGATTTCCAGGACGGGGGAACCTCCGACCAGGCAGACCCTGTTTACACCTTCAATACGCCCGGGGAATATGTTGTTTCCCTGACGGTGACCGACGACGAAGGCCTGACGGATACGGATACCATACTGATCGAAGTTCAGGATTCCGACGTGGACCCGATTGTCGATGCGGGGGAAGATGTTACGCTGACCCTGCCGGATGATTCGGTGACCCTGACGGGCACAGCCTCCGACCCGGATGGAGGTGACATCGTTTCGTACCAATGGACATTTGACGGCCCGGGAACCCCAACGCTTTCGGGCGAGGATACTGCTGAGCTCACTGTCACCGGCCTCGTGGAAGGCACCTATATATTCACCCTGACCGTGATAGACGACGACGGCCAGTCCGCTTCCGATTCGGTGGTGGTAACCGTCCTGTCCGGAAACGGCAATCCGGTAGCAGTGGCAGAAGCCACGCCGGAAAGTGGCACGGCCCCGCTGGATGTTAGTTTCACCGGCAGCAATTCCACGGATGACGGCGCAATTGTAAGTTACAGTTGGGATTTCGGGGATGGCAATACCTCTGACGAAGCCGACCCGCAGCACACCTACACGAGTCCGGGCACCTATCAGGTGAGCCTCACGGTCACCGATGATTCAGGCCTTACCGATACGGCTACCCTGACCATTGTGGTTTCCGAAGAACAGGCTTCCATGGTAGTCAGCGTCCTGAACCCTGCGGTTGTCTACGGCGGGAATGGGGTTAAAAGTGCCGTGATTGAGATTTTGAATATGCCGGATGATACCGAACTCTTCGGGATCCGCATCTTTGACTATAGCGGCAGGCTGATGTTGTCCTACCTGGCAAGGGACTATACCTTTAGCCCGGTTGAGTTTGCCGTTCCGGTGGAGGGGCTTCCCAGCGGGGTATACTACATCCAGCTGGAATTTACCCAGGGAGATAATATCGGACTTAAATTGATGGTGGACTAACGGAAAGACCGTCCGATCTGCAATTTATAAGTAAGACAGCAAACCCGCCGGAAGGCGGGTTTTGTTTTCTGAGGGTTTCAACCGGCGGGGAGGCACTAAAAATGCCGGCTTTGCCTACTTCTTCGGAGCCTCAATAAAAACTGCCGATGGTATGCTGTATGGCGGTTTCGAGTTTTACCAGGTGCTTCGGTCTCAGGGTGATTTCTTTGACGGCATCGAGTTGGCGCAGGTTGTGCACATCGGATCCCAGAAAATTGATCAGGTCGGACTCCAGGAGTTCGTAGGCAACCTTTTGCACTTCCGGCCCGTAATAATTCCCCAGGCTCAGCATATTGAGCTGCATCAGGATGCCCTGCTCGGCGTACTTCCGGTATTTCCCCCTTTTCTGGTGCAGGAACTGGTAGCGCTCCGGGTGGGCAAGGATGGGCGTCAGGCCGCGTTTGGCAATTTCCACGATGCAACGGTCAAAGTTCAGGGGAGGTTGGAGGAACGACATCTCCACCAGCAGGTAGCCTTTGCGGAATTTCAGATAGCCCCCGCTTTCGAGCAACTCCTCAAAAGAATCGTCTACCATGTGCTCGGCCGCCGGCTCCACGGCCACCTGGTTCATGCGCTGGTCCATCAGGGCATCCATCAGCTGGTCGTGCGCCTCGTGGATGGTTTTTCGGGTATTCGGGTAGAGCGGCTGGAGGATATGGGGGGTGGCGATGAACCGGTGGACCCCCAGTTCGCCAAATGCACGCACCAGTTCCACGGACGCGTCCAGGTCCGCCGCCCCATCGTCGATACCAGGCAGGATGTGGTTGTGGATATCCACAAAGTTCTCCAGCTGATCGACCAGGTAACGCTTTTTTTCAAAAAATTGGAACATGCCTGTAGCTTGGGGCAAAAATAGTGTTTCTCACCGGGAGGAGGGTACACTCCGTCGAATTTACAAAAAGACGGCCTTCTGCATCCGTCGGGATTAGCGGAAGTATCCTGTAAAGGCCGGACCCGTCAGTATTGAAGGCCCGGTCAGCGAGCGAGGGCCCGGTCAGGGAGCATTTCAAATGTTAAGGAATCCTTAAAGAAAATCTCACCAGCTCGCCCAAATGTTATATTATGTTACAATTCCGCTATTTCTCCCCCTGGATTTGCTTAAGACTAGGAGATTGTTATAATACAACATTGTAGAAACAATAACTTTCAAAACCTAGGAATGAAGATACTGGTTATTGGAGCCGGTAACATGGGGCTGACATACGCTCAGGCCATGGCCAAATCCAAAATTCTCAAAAAGCGCAACATCATGATCCTCGACAGCGCCGAGGACAAAGTGGAACAACTCAACAAAATGGCGCATTTTGACGCCTTTGAAAAACTCGAGGACTGCGTGCCCCAGGCCGATATGATTTTTGTGGCCGTCAAACCGCACCACAGCAAAAGCCTGTTCGAGGACATGGCGGGTCTGACCACCAAGGGCCAGATCATTATTTCCATCATGGCCGGGGTATCCATCGACTTTATCCGTAAGGCTACCGGGCTAAAGAAAATCGTCCGGGCCATGCCAAACCTCCCCGCCCAGGTAGGGAAGGGGCTAACCTCTTATATCGCCTCGGATGAGGTTTCGCGGATCGAAAGCCTGACCATCGAGGACTTGCTGAACACCACCGGGAAGTCCATCCTGGTGAGCAAGGAGAAATACATCGACGCCTCCACCGGAATTTCCGGGAGCGGGCCGGCCTATGTGTTCTATTTTATGCAGAGCATGATGGAAGCCGCCCTGCAAATGGGATTCTCCGCCAACGACTCCAAGGTCCTGGTCAGCCAGACCTTCGAAGGGGCCATCGAGCTCTTCAACCAGTCAGACCTGACACCGGACGGCTGGATGAAGAAGGTGGCATCCAAAGGCGGGACAACGCAGGCCGCCCTGGATTCCATGGAAGACAACAAACTCAATGAATTGATAAAAGAAGCGGCCTTTGCGGCTTTTAACCGCGCCGTTGAACTGGGAGAAGCACACGTATGAAATACAAACAGCGAATAGTCGTAAAAGTAGGGACGAACGTCATGACCAACCGGGACAACCGGATCGTCCGCCCGGTCCTGCGCAACCTGGTATCCCAGGTAGCCGAACTGTACGAACGGGATATCATTACCACCCTGGTTTCCTCCGGTTCCGTCATTGCGGGGCGGGAAGTCCTGGGAAAATCCAAAATCAAGGACAAGACCCAGCGCCGCCAGGTTTATTCGGCCATCGGGCAGCCGCGGATGATGCGGTTGTATTACAACATCTTCCACGATTACGGGATGAAATGTGCCCAGGTATTGCCCACCAAACGCGATTTCAACCCGGGAATCCACCGGGAGAATATGATCAACTGTTACGAAGGGCTGATGTCCGAAGGGGTGATCCCGATTGCCAATGAAGACGATGCCGTGTCGGTGACCATGTCCATGTTCTCGGACAACGATGAGCTCGCCGGGCTGGTGGCCCAGCTCCTGAACGTGGATAAACTGATCCTGCTGACGGATACGGACGGCTTGTATACAGGCCACCCGG
This genomic window from Robiginitalea biformata HTCC2501 contains:
- a CDS encoding PKD domain-containing protein; amino-acid sequence: MKNYLSAPKSTLSGILVLLAVTLMPFALSGQINFGQSQLDYNGFAINSVTSMQYGPDGRLYIAEYPGTIKIATINKVAANQYEIADLEILTGVKDIVNHDDDGGPCSGTANACTSRETTGLTVGGTSANPVIYVSSSDFRIGAGTGGGNGDVDLDTNSGIITRMTWNGSSWDVVDLVRGLPRSEENHATNGLELVNISGTNYLLVAQGGHTNGGSPSINFVLTGEYALAAAILAIDLDQLNALPTLTDGDGRDYIYDLPTLDDPTRPNANGITDPDTPGYDGVDVGDPFGGNDGLNQAILEANGPVQIFSPGYRNSYDLVVTESGAVYVTDNGPNGGWGGLPENEGTASVTNNYVPGEPGSNSAAPDGEFINNEDHLVLITTDIQNYTFNSYYGGHPNPTRANPAGAGIYTAPNPSSTAGAVWRTLTYDPDMSRPNSTNDPNIALPANWDLVAPAANPVEGDYRGPGIVNPEGPDDDLITIWPTNTNGIDEYTASNFGGAMQGNLLASSNTGTVRRVELDGSGQLQTLTVNFFSGLTNSQALGITCNSDTDPFPGTVWIGNLAGTIFVFEPNDAVNCIDPSDPSYDPNADYDADGYTNQDEEDNGTDPCNGGSQPSDFDQVAGAPFVSDLNDPDDDADGIADADDPFQLGDPLTGGSDAFTIPIENGLFNDQQGLGGIFGLGMTGLMNNGDTGANWLDWLDRVNDPNDPNPNDVLGGAPGLMTSHMTAGTANGVANNQDKGYQYGVQVDQNTGQFTVSGRMVNFDGALQLYGNTAAVGGELGYFIGDGTQSNFIKLVLTTDGVLASQEIDDAVVGTPLQATIPVGNRPSAEFFFYFIVDPATGEVELEYAIEQGPRVSLGSITAQGSILTALQQSSQDLAVGFIGTSNTSGVELEGTWDFLNVKSNVPVVALALEDLTRIVNSLDEDIALENYFDDDMGPENLTYTVENNTNPGIGAQINGSTLTISYPGTPQTTSLTIRATDGDGNFVEQGFDVTVTDGPIVLYRVNTGGPELASIDGDINWEADTLAEPSQYLTLGGSNKVQAYGVNSFTPEVNLATTPEEIYDSERYDSQQGPPNMTYSFPVSPAGLYEVRIYVGNGWTGTENPGERIFDITLEGTVYPLTSDIDLSGTYGHQVGAVLTHVIPVDDGFLDVAFLHDVIENPLVNGIEILDVADDDTPLYVFPIADQTSIIGEQLTGSLGVQALGGDGNFSYSASNLPPGLSIEPTNGQIGGTVQAGADAGSPYNVSITVDDSDGSPADAVTINFQWEIINPTTWRINAGGEEVTATDDGTNWRYNGASGAYTGGIYSVNTGVALESGLEFSQRDASIPAYIDETVYESLFATERYDAPTAPEMEYQVPLENGDYILKVYVGNFFNGTDEVGERVFDINVEGVLVEDDFDPVAAFGHLSGGALSYPVTVTDGVMNIQFIHQVENPVLNAIEIISVDTGNPDLVLDPIADQSDDPGTSVSLTASASGGDPGEAVTYYITGQPDGLDIDPSTGEISGTISSQASIGGPNNNGVHLVTVTATKPGSAPATQNFAWTISQSWIEKNENQNYTARHENSFVQAGDKFYLMGGRESAQTVDIYDYTTDTWESLAGSAPFEFNHFQAVTYQGLIWVIGAFQTNAYPNEIPAEFIWMFDPADQVWIQGPEVPVGRRRGSAGLVVYNDKFYVVGGNTDGHDGGFVPWFDEFDPATGQWTILANAPNARDHFHAVLIGNSLYVSGGRQSDAGTGNVFAPTIPEIDVYDFTSGTWSSLPAGQNIPTERAGAASVNYNGRLLVIGGETETPGASLAVTEEYDPQSNTWRTLGPLNNPRHGTQAIVSGNGIFIAAGSPVRGGGNQKNMEYLGVDAPVGSPSVASTLETPDGIQIADGATESFDITLSGGNVGVYVTSMDLSGPNAGDFVITAGELSDQLLNANSTYSVSVQLTGTGPNRSATLTINYGNGQSQEIILSNDNLAPDVTNPGDQFNNEGDNVSLQIEASDASENLAYSASNLPPNLTINPTTGLITGVLASGSGSVFQEDSGLVVIEAESTDIVPDWATTTTGGAVGVIAGTNHLNNQNGGTLTYEIAINTPGVYRFNWRNFFSGSVPTDENDNWLRFPNSNGVWFFGYKGTPASEAALIAELEGAQNNIVFPVGSGRESASTLPEGASGNGFLKVYRAGGTSEVYDWQAKTSDNDAHDVYVRFENAGTYTMEISERSAGHAIDRIALYKVDGPAYTDSQLTNAPESEVTPGNGAAANSPYSVQVTVTDDGNPALDTTVDFQWIVGDGTNEPPVALAEASPLSGQAPLQVQFTGENSTDDSAITAYAWDFQDGETSIETNPLHTFTDPGTYVVELTVTDDAGFQDTDTVTITVNAVTNQPPTAVAAATPQSGIAPLEVLFDGSGSSDDVGIVSYFWDFQDGSTSDQEVAEHTFTAAGDYNVTLTVTDSQGEEDTDTITISVTGNTAPVAVAEATPVSGDAPLVVDFTGSNSTDDGTIVSYAWDFQDGGTSNLADPQYTFTTPGEYIVSLTVTDDGGLTGTDTITITVSDPNQAPVAVAEATPTNGEAPLVVDFTGSNSTDDGTIVSYAWDFQDGGTSDQADPQYTFAAAGNYDVTLTVTDDGGLTDTDTITIVVTDPSGNEPPVALAEATPVSGIVPLEVSFTGSNSTDDGTIVTYAWDFQDGGTSDQADPVYTFNTPGEYVVSLTVTDDEGLTDTDTILIEVQDSDVDPIVDAGEDVTLTLPDDSVTLTGTASDPDGGDIVSYQWTFDGPGTPTLSGEDTAELTVTGLVEGTYIFTLTVIDDDGQSASDSVVVTVLSGNGNPVAVAEATPESGTAPLDVSFTGSNSTDDGAIVSYSWDFGDGNTSDEADPQHTYTSPGTYQVSLTVTDDSGLTDTATLTIVVSEEQASMVVSVLNPAVVYGGNGVKSAVIEILNMPDDTELFGIRIFDYSGRLMLSYLARDYTFSPVEFAVPVEGLPSGVYYIQLEFTQGDNIGLKLMVD
- a CDS encoding tyrosine-protein phosphatase gives rise to the protein MPQATGMFQFFEKKRYLVDQLENFVDIHNHILPGIDDGAADLDASVELVRAFGELGVHRFIATPHILQPLYPNTRKTIHEAHDQLMDALMDQRMNQVAVEPAAEHMVDDSFEELLESGGYLKFRKGYLLVEMSFLQPPLNFDRCIVEIAKRGLTPILAHPERYQFLHQKRGKYRKYAEQGILMQLNMLSLGNYYGPEVQKVAYELLESDLINFLGSDVHNLRQLDAVKEITLRPKHLVKLETAIQHTIGSFY
- the proC gene encoding pyrroline-5-carboxylate reductase, producing MKILVIGAGNMGLTYAQAMAKSKILKKRNIMILDSAEDKVEQLNKMAHFDAFEKLEDCVPQADMIFVAVKPHHSKSLFEDMAGLTTKGQIIISIMAGVSIDFIRKATGLKKIVRAMPNLPAQVGKGLTSYIASDEVSRIESLTIEDLLNTTGKSILVSKEKYIDASTGISGSGPAYVFYFMQSMMEAALQMGFSANDSKVLVSQTFEGAIELFNQSDLTPDGWMKKVASKGGTTQAALDSMEDNKLNELIKEAAFAAFNRAVELGEAHV
- the proB gene encoding glutamate 5-kinase; this translates as MKYKQRIVVKVGTNVMTNRDNRIVRPVLRNLVSQVAELYERDIITTLVSSGSVIAGREVLGKSKIKDKTQRRQVYSAIGQPRMMRLYYNIFHDYGMKCAQVLPTKRDFNPGIHRENMINCYEGLMSEGVIPIANEDDAVSVTMSMFSDNDELAGLVAQLLNVDKLILLTDTDGLYTGHPDDAGTELISHVSVDDDVDQFIKENGKGEAEGRGGMGSKLDFAQKTAAKNIPTFIANGKKPNVILDIMDGKNVGTKITMN